The Anguilla rostrata isolate EN2019 unplaced genomic scaffold, ASM1855537v3 scaf0872, whole genome shotgun sequence sequence TGATCTTTTCTATCTTCTCCTTCATTATCtgactcttctgctcctcttcctccctcagagcAGCTAGTCTGGCCGCCTCTTCCTCTCGCAGGAACTGGTGGAGCTTCTCAAACTCTGCCtttatctgcctctctgtgaGCCGGGCTTGTCTCTGCAGATCAAATACACACTTTTAAACCTGAATAGTGTAACTATGTTTTGTTAATGTATGTGTGGCAGCCAGTGTGATTGTTatgcctctcacacacaataTTAACCAAAAACACGTTTTAGGAGTTGTGTAcctaaacatttttcaaattacttTACTCACCttgttgtattgtgttgttGTCTTACATTCTTGTTCAGCCTTAGTAAACCTCATCAGCTTTTCTTCAATAAGATTAAGCGCAGGCTTGAGTTCCTCCTGGAGTGATATGACACAATTATCACttacagaaagacacaaatggCACAGTAATACCCCTGCTGCAATACAGGTGAAGGTCAGTATAACTCTTTAATTACATGGGAAATGTAATGGGGAAAATAGCTCTGCTGCAATGTAACTACAGATCAGTGAAACATACTTGAAGTGCCTCATAATAGTTTATGTTTTATGTGCTTTCAGTCCAATAAAACCATTCAAAATTTTCAGCATATAGAATCACAAAACAATTGTTTTAGTGGGTTGTTTATAAGATCGCTTGACTAATTGGTATAAGATTGTTTTGTCCacacttttaaatgtttaacGATTTGTGTAAAAACCTATAGAAgcattttttatgttctatTTGCTCCAAAATTTGTAAGAAAGCCAGCGAAATCTCTGTTCACTCGGCAGGTTCCTTCCGTTTTGAAATTTACAAAATTTACTAAATGTTGGCGATGGCTGTACATTATTACAGTTTACTGCATTCGCCAGACTGTTTATAAATTCCTGGTTTTGCATGAGCGTTTCCATTAACTCCATCACTCGTTCCGCCATAACTGAGATTTAATGTTTCGCACGCTGTGCTCCCCTCACAGGCCTCTGCAGTGGAGGACCCCGCAAAGTTGACCGAACCGGTGCCTAATGGAAAATCAAAGtttgttgtatatatatatatattacttttttcattcaatATCAATTAAATACTCAGTATATATGAATCATTTTTTCTATGCATTCACTGTATACATATAAATCATTCATCATATACATAACAAAGATCATTATCTATCAAACGTTCATTCCatatcaatgttcattcaatatatatcaatgttcattcaaTATATACCAATGTTCATTCCATAaatatcaatgttcattcaatatatatcaatgttcattccatatatataaatgttcattcaatatatatcaatgttcattccataaatatcaatgttcattccatatatatcaatgttcattccatatatatcaatgttcattcaatatatatcaatgttcattccataaatatcaatgtttattcaatatatatcaatgttcattctatatatatcaatgttcattccataaatatcaatgttcattcaatgtcaatgttcattcaatatatatcaatgttcattccataaatatcaatgtttattcaatatatatcaatgttcattctatatatatcaatgttcattcaatatatatatatatatatatatatagctgttCTTCACACTGGTTACACACTCATTGTGGATTTTTGTTCTCGTTCAATTCTCTAACCAAGCATATAACCAAATATttagtatacagtatataaaaatattataattaggTCTTGACATTCATTAGTTTTTCCAGATTTGGATAGgtcttgtgtgttttgtgctatCAGTACATATCATTTTATAAAGCATTGCTACACATTCTTACAAATGCAGTATGTATTTCATTACTTCCTGTTGGAAGCCATATTCTCTATAAAAGGCCCCCAAGCACGACTGTctgtaaaaacatacatttcagcatgttttgaagttttaaaaCAAGTCTTTCAGATACAGTGCTTCTTCCTCCACTAAATATTTAGAAgaacaaatatgaaattgttgttatttaaaatagaaTACCTTCAGATCCAGGACAGCCACTTCAACTGGACAGACCGGGtggtttatgtgtttttttgaagtctgacaGATGATACAGAGAGGCTTTTTGTCATGGTTGCAGAAGAATAGAAGTTTCTCTCCATGAAGACTACAGAAAGCTTCATCCTTCACAAGAGCTTCACTTTCCTCTGCAGATTCACTCTCACTCTTCTGCTTTAAGTAGGACTCCACAATGATTTTTAAAGCCAGGTTTACAGGAGGTTCAGTTATTGAGGCCTTTCTCCTGCAGATAGGACACTCCCGAGAGCTCTTCTCTCCCCAGTACTGCTGCAGACACTCTCTACAGAAGCTGTGGCTGCATTTTAGGACAAcaggctctttaaaaatatcacaacatacAGAACAATAGAGATTGTCCTCAGGAATCAACGCTTTAGCTGCCATTTCACGGACGCAGTCTCTCAGACTGAtactttctctttcactttgGCTGAACTTAGGACTGACCACACCTGCTGATCAGACTTGTTATACTCTGGCTTCCTCTTCTTTATACAGGAACTTCTCAAACTTTGCCTTCACCCAAAAATTGTGTGTTGGGCCTGACACTGCTATTCACATGAACATGGATATTAAACCCTTACAGTGTATCTATGTTTGATTTATTAACCTTAAGTATTTTCTGAATTGATCTATTCACCCTGATACTGTCAGTTTCTTGTTTAAGTGCAGTGAATCTCTCCAGCTTTTGTTATATCATTTCCAGCACTATTGTGATTTCCTCCTTAAATTAGATGAAATAACCGGCACTAATAAGATTTCAGGAGAGATTTGTggatttgggaaaaaaaatttggattatgaaataatttttaattggaTATTGGCTTATAGAGAtttttcacacagtaaaatggtaagtgttaaatcaactcttaaagAGTTTATGACTTCAGTATGGCCAGAGTGGACTCATATGAAGTTTGTTAGCAT is a genomic window containing:
- the LOC135246763 gene encoding E3 ubiquitin-protein ligase TRIM35-like, coding for MAAKALIPEDNLYCSVCCDIFKEPVVLKCSHSFCRECLQQYWGEKSSRECPICRRKASITEPPVNLALKIIVESYLKQKSESESAEESEALVKDEAFCSLHGEKLLFFCNHDKKPLCIICQTSKKHINHPVCPVEVAVLDLKEELKPALNLIEEKLMRFTKAEQECKTTTQYNKRQARLTERQIKAEFEKLHQFLREEEAARLAALREEEEQKSQIMKEKIEKITGHISILTDKITAIEKAMDTEDTSFLKVGV